The genomic stretch GAGAAAACCTGAAAAAAATCGAGAGTGAAAaatccgagttttattggtttggtttttaggtttaataacccgacacaattggtttggtttgataattGTAAAATTCGAACCAACCCGATGTACACCCCTACTCGTGTTTATGGACGAATGGGATTTGAGAGAGTGACCCTTGCAATTGAAATAGAGCCATTTATGGTTGTCTTCAATAATTTTAGAAAGAGAGGTCTAATGGCCCATTTTGAATTGATTAGTTAATAAGGGATCTAGCAATTTAATGTGGTTAATTGGTCATGAATCTAACTTAGATTATGTATCTATCAAATATCTCCTCTCTCTATATTTTGCTGGACCAAAATTACACTACGAAATAAAACAGAAGACAGAGACTTCCTGTAAAAGAAGTTATATTGAACAATGACCCATCCTTTTATGGATAATCAACTCTTGAATCTTATCTTAGAGTAGATTAGATATAAGCctattcattatttatttttttaaaaagaaaaagaaaaaagaacaacatGATATGCCCATTCAAAAGGGGTAGCCTATAGCTCTAGGCACACTGGCTAGTGGATttgctttaaaaaaaaaaaaaaaaaaaaagaggagtgGCCTAGAGGTCAAAGAAGGCAGGTAAAATTTCCAGAAACCAATATTCAGATCTTAGTGAAGACAACCAGATGAGTTCTTCTCATCTGCTTTGATCCAGTAGGGAAAATTATCCTATATTGTGCTAGTTGAACATAACATGTACTAATTTGAGATACATACAAGTCACTTCAGACACCACCATTCTTTGATGGAACTTAAAAATGAGGATCAATGTCCCACGTAACAAATATCTGGAATGAGAACCACTTATATTGGAAGATCTCATCAAGTTCACAAGCTAATACCATTTAGTTCAGGACTAAAGAATTTTTTGGGTAAATGAACAACAATCACAGAGATAGAAACATCAAGAATAATTTTATTAGTACTCACAAATCAGATGTAAGCCAAggatctattggaaacaacctctctaccttcactaGGTATGGGTAAGATCTACGTACGCACTACCCTCCCCCGCCCCACTTATGGGAATAtattgggtttgttgttgttgttaaagaTCAAATGTCTAGAAATGCACCTTCTTAACCACATGAATTAAAGCTTCTAAGATGTTTTTTTCTCAATTCAAGCAAAGCTTAAGAAACAAATTACGCAGAGCTTCATGTAAGCATTTGAGATCAACAAAAGAGTATGAAAGTTGAAACAAAACAAAGATTTAAGGCATAGAAAATGGTATTCTGCAAACAACTTAATCAAGAATGCAAGATAGCCGAGACAACGTTTGAAACAAAGAAGTAACATAACATTGCTCAGATCATATAGATTACATTTATTTATTCAAAAGCCCAAAAGCTCTTTTGTTCTGTTCTATAGGATGCACAACTGCATAGAAGACTTCCTCAGAAATGGGGAAATATATAGAGTTTCTATACTTATGAAGGGAGGATAACTTCAAATACACTTAATGATTTATCCTTAAGCTAGTGACATCCAAAAAAATTATCAGTACCTTTAACTGAAGAACTTGAATGGCAGTTTCTTCTATCTTTCATCTCAAGATGATTTTTGTTGCCTACATGAGTAAGTACATTCTGGCATTGTGTACAGCCACAATGATAATAGGTACATGCACCGCTTCAGAGTTCACAAATATACCAATTAAGCCACTGAAATGAATTATATGGACAAGATATTTGATTTATTGAGGACATCAAAGAGCAGGTATACAAATAAAACTACCATTTGCAAGGTTATTTACAGAGGTAAAGACATATATagaagtttcttttctttttttttttcttttgcaaatgaCTTGCAACTGGAAAGCTTGAACCAGCCAGGTAAGAGAACTAATGGTGGTACACTAAGCAGAAAACATGAAAAGGTTCTTATGAAGCTTTGAAAGTACATTTCCTACTGATATGCCtaaataaaaactcagaaatATCAACGCCATACAGGGGAAGGGGGGGGGGTGTAAAGCATGCTTGGAAGATTGAAAATGCTAAGAATGCAAATCAGTTTAGCCTCCTTCTCCTATGTGGACGTGAATCTCCACTATCCACATCTGAAACTCTGGAAGTATCATTTCTTCTTCTGGAAGATGATGTAGAGAGGGACACCCTAGAATCTATTTCAGCAGCAGTATCCATTGTCTGACTCTCTGAGTGTATACCAGCGGCAATGCTCGAAACAGAATCTCTATCATCCACTGGTAGAGGCAGCTCCTGAAACCTCTCCACATTGTTACTACGGAAGTATGGGTCAACCACCCTTCCAGCAGAACCAAAGACAGAACCAAGATCGGCAAAATTAGCAGCTCGATGTGAATTTGATCTATTTAGTAACAGAGAGGAAAGACGACGGTTTTCCCACACATCTGAGTTAGTAGGACTGGTTTGTGTCAAGTCAACCACATCATCCGAAGGCAGCACAGGATTCTGTTCTCTGCGCATTCCCCTGGAAGTAAGAATACGGTTGAGCAATGAGCTGTTTCGCTCAGGTAATTCATGAGAACCTTCAGGATTCTGCTGCTGCAGCTGAGACAAATCAAATCTATGGCCAAGACGGCGAATCATTTCTTCCATTGGAATGGTGAATGCTGTCCTTTGAATAGTTTGCCTCCAGCTCTCGACACGTCTTGCTTGAGGCCTATGAGGGATTTTCAGAGTTGAATCCTCTTCAGGTTCTCGTACATTAGTTCCACGGCCATAAATTGGGATTACATTCTTCATAGTCACTTCCCCTTTACAAACAGGGCATTCCTTTGCATCCGAATGGAGATGCAACCATCGATAAAGACAGGCCCAGCAAAACAAGTgaccacaacaagtcacaacaGGTTCTTTGGACAAGTCCAGGCATATATTGCAATCAAAGAAGCTTCCCTCCTCGCTATTACCCTTTTCATTATCTTCCTTTTTCCCCAAAATCTCTGTTACCTCAGAGGCTCTCTCCTCAGTAACAACACTAGCATCACCTGTCTGTGATTCACTTCTACCAATGAATTCCATTGCAATATTTCTAGCTTCTGCAGGGACCGGAATGTTTCTCAAAACTGACCGCCACCTGCTCCTCCTTTGCCTAACAACTTCCCTAAATTGATAACCATCTAGCAAGTCCTCCAAATTCATATCCTCAATGGGAAATGATGCAGGAACACGCTCTGAATCATCATTAGGACTTTCAACAGGTCCCAAATTCAGATCAAGATTCATTGCATTAGGCGTACCGTCCCCCATGGTAATACACCAGTTCTCCTAACACAAAAAAAGAAACACAAAAACCTCCAATTTCCACGCTAAATGAGGGAAATATTCGACCTTTCTCACTATACCAAATGAAAATCAAGATTCCTCTTTCTCCTAATCAATTTAATGAAAACCCTCAATCTTCACCTTCATCCAATAACTTATACTACTGTTCCACTTAGAAAATCAACGCCAAATTCAAGCAGCTAAAATTGAGCAGAAAACCTAACTTTATCAGGCCAGAAGCCAAAAAAGTTGAAAACCcaaataatttataaaacaataaaTCAAAAACAAGAGCAATTGACGCAGGATTTTAAAAAAGGTGCAATCTTTTTTAGGGTAAATTGCATTAAGAATAAAAATCAACAattatcaaaagaaaaggaaaaaaccaAAAGGGCCACGAAATTGTGAGCCTAGATGAGAATCAATTTTGATAATTAGCTCAAAATCCATAATTTAGAATCATTTTTTGAGAATATAAATTAGGGTTTTGGTTTAACTGTTCAAAGGAACAAAGTAAACAAAGcgggaaagagagagagagacctTGAGCCAAGATGAGATTTTGATGAGAAAAAGCAGCATAAATTTGCTGTTATTGCTATGAAATTGGTGCAGTTTTCTGTGGATTTTTCATCTTGAGTGAATTAGGGATCTGGTTCACTGAGCTAGCTATAGAGATTGGAGAGATTTTTTTGTGTTAAATGGGTTAAGATCCGGCCCGATAGAGGAGAGAGTGCCAGCTTAGATACAGAAAGGGGAAATTTTCCCTGCATGTAAGCAATTTTGGGTAATTTTCAGTATCCAAACGCTGCTCTATTTGACTTTGTGGGTTCAATTCTTGCCATATTATCATCTACCACCCAAGCGGGTCCCACTTTTTGCTAatgcatttttttatttatttttcaccTGGTATTGGCATTGAGCCCTCGACTAATGCAAATTAGCTTCAAACTTTAGGTCCATTAAAATAAAAAAGCGAATCTTACATAAATATTCCAAATAAGTTACAACTTACCAACTTCTAGTCATTAATTATAGATTTATTAAAACTAGTCATGCACATATATAAATTAAAACCTAAATAAATAAGGTTTTTTCTCTCCAAGAACCACACGCAAAGATCTCatatatttttaagcgtgatcagCAACAATAGATGCAAGACGGAAAGTAAATTTCATGGATGAGATAGCAAACAAGGTGATGAAATATAcatacaatattccaaaaatctaagcaaaaaaggatatttttcaatgggtatgatagaaattcattgaaaacatacagaggagtcaatatacaaattttgaggaagattggaggtgattttgactgatttggtatcaaaattcgtagATAAAATCGAATTTAAAAAAATTCTTCTACGACACATGTATCACACATAGGTATACATGAATATACATGTGATATACATttgatgcatatatatatatatatatatatatatatatatatatatatatatatatatatatgattttgactaatttggtatcaaaattcgtagATAAAATcgaatttaaaaaaaattcttctaCGACACATGTATCACACATAGGTATACAtgaatatacatgtgatacacatttgatgcctatatatatacacacacaatattccaaatatctAAGCAAAAAAAGACCTTTTTCAATGAGCatggttgaaattcattgaaaacatacagaggagtcaatatacaaattttgaggaagattggaggtgattttgactgatttggtatcaaaattcgtagataaaatcaaattaaaaaaattCTTCTACGACACATGTAtcacacacaggtatacatgaatatacatgtgatacacatttgATACCAATATGATACATTGTGAATTTAGGGGTGGCAAATGGCGGGTTGGGTTGAATTTGGACGGGTCAAGATCGGTTAGGTCAATAAATGAGTCATTGCCCAACCCAacccaaagtgtacttggcttaaGATGGGCTAGGTCAAGATGGGCTAAACAATGGGTCATAACCCaacccgttcaacttgatcaggtttacacgggggggggggggggggagggaggaGGGAAGCGGAAGGGGATAGGGGATAGGGgtagggtgggtgggtggtgcaaga from Nicotiana sylvestris chromosome 12, ASM39365v2, whole genome shotgun sequence encodes the following:
- the LOC104210190 gene encoding uncharacterized protein, which gives rise to MGDGTPNAMNLDLNLGPVESPNDDSERVPASFPIEDMNLEDLLDGYQFREVVRQRRSRWRSVLRNIPVPAEARNIAMEFIGRSESQTGDASVVTEERASEVTEILGKKEDNEKGNSEEGSFFDCNICLDLSKEPVVTCCGHLFCWACLYRWLHLHSDAKECPVCKGEVTMKNVIPIYGRGTNVREPEEDSTLKIPHRPQARRVESWRQTIQRTAFTIPMEEMIRRLGHRFDLSQLQQQNPEGSHELPERNSSLLNRILTSRGMRREQNPVLPSDDVVDLTQTSPTNSDVWENRRLSSLLLNRSNSHRAANFADLGSVFGSAGRVVDPYFRSNNVERFQELPLPVDDRDSVSSIAAGIHSESQTMDTAAEIDSRVSLSTSSSRRRNDTSRVSDVDSGDSRPHRRRRLN